The proteins below come from a single Gimesia alba genomic window:
- a CDS encoding class I SAM-dependent methyltransferase, whose translation MIPRQLEPEVMDTREEAVDYNSMDHGDVNRLFAEDLLELIAAHQAISGSAAGNNDMTVLDLGTGTALIPIELCQRNERLKIVATDLAAEMLRVAEVNLQQAGLRDVVTLERADAKQLPCADHCFDGVISNSLIHHVPEPGSVFREIVRVVRPGGFLFVRDLLRPDSSEELERLVKLYAGEANSHQRQMFHDSLHAALTIDEVQTLLKACGLPPSTAQITSDRHWTVATMLPAE comes from the coding sequence ATGATTCCGCGTCAACTTGAACCCGAAGTCATGGATACACGCGAAGAAGCGGTCGACTATAATTCCATGGATCACGGTGACGTCAATCGGTTGTTTGCCGAGGATCTGCTGGAATTGATCGCCGCACATCAGGCAATCAGCGGGAGCGCAGCTGGTAACAATGACATGACCGTTCTTGATCTGGGAACCGGCACCGCATTGATTCCGATTGAACTATGCCAACGGAATGAACGACTCAAAATCGTAGCGACCGACCTGGCGGCGGAAATGCTGCGTGTGGCCGAAGTGAATTTGCAGCAGGCGGGGCTGAGAGATGTCGTGACTTTGGAACGGGCGGATGCAAAGCAACTGCCGTGTGCCGATCATTGTTTTGACGGCGTAATCTCAAACAGTCTGATTCACCATGTGCCCGAACCGGGGAGCGTGTTTCGCGAAATCGTTCGCGTCGTCAGACCGGGCGGCTTTCTGTTTGTGCGCGACCTGCTGCGGCCGGACTCTTCTGAAGAATTAGAGCGGCTGGTCAAATTATATGCCGGCGAAGCAAACTCGCATCAACGACAGATGTTCCATGATTCACTGCACGCAGCGCTGACGATAGACGAAGTGCAGACGTTATTGAAAGCATGTGGCTTGCCACCGAGTACGGCGCAGATTACCTCGGATCGCCACTGGACGGTCGCGACGATGCTGCCAGCTGAATAA
- a CDS encoding ATP-dependent Clp protease ATP-binding subunit has product MYERFTDRARKVMQLANQEAQRFNHEYIGTEHILLGLVKEGSGVAANVLKNLDVDLRKIRLEVEKIVQSGPDMVTMGKLPQTPRAKKVIEYAMEEARNLNHNYVGTEHLLLGLLREQDGVAAQVLMNLGLKLEEVREEVLNLLGHGLEGGEAGERTPGTGSQKAGKSKTPALDSFGRDLTELAKQKKLDPVIGRSKEIERVIQILCRRQKNNPVLLGEAGVGKTAIVEGFAQMVVNGEVPDLLRDRRIVVLDLAMMVAGTKYRGQFEERIKAVMNEVRRAKNTILFIDELHTLVGAGGAEGAIDASNVLKPALSRGELQCIGATTLDEYRKYIEKDSALERRFQNVMVEPPTDEQTVEILRGLRERYEEHHKVQITDDALEKAVELSSRYITGRCLPDKAIDVIDEAGARIRLKSMVRPPDLKELEEEAERLNQSKEEAVANQDFELAANLRDQADKLKKRKESLTQEWREKSKEVDGVVDAEVVAEVVAKITGVPLTRLSSEDTVRLLNMEDELHQRVISQDEAIKQVSKAVRRSRSGLKDPKRPMGAFLFSGPTGVGKTLLAKTLAEFMFGDESALIQIDMSEYMEKHNVSRLIGAPPGYVGFEEGGQLTEKIRRRPYAVVLLDEIEKAHPDVFNMLLQIMEEGHLTDSFGRKVDFKNVVLIMTTNAGAQGMAHGDAFGFRKADDDTSYDAMKRNLMHDLQKEFKPEFLGRLDEVVVFRKLTREELKQIVDIELGKVRNRLKEQGVTLDLTDETREFIIDKGSEGGELDYGARPLRRSVERYIEDPLAEELLRGAFEGKNKVLVRVTEVGDEKRLDFDASYEAETEELATVGSVEGDGGAPEGEA; this is encoded by the coding sequence ATGTACGAGCGGTTTACAGATCGAGCTCGAAAAGTGATGCAGTTGGCCAATCAGGAAGCCCAACGCTTCAATCACGAATATATCGGGACCGAACATATCCTTTTAGGATTAGTCAAAGAGGGTTCAGGGGTCGCAGCCAACGTGCTGAAAAATCTGGACGTGGATTTACGAAAAATCCGTCTGGAAGTTGAGAAGATAGTCCAATCCGGACCAGACATGGTCACGATGGGCAAACTTCCTCAAACCCCCCGTGCTAAAAAAGTCATCGAATATGCGATGGAAGAAGCTCGGAATCTGAACCACAACTATGTGGGAACCGAGCATCTGTTGCTGGGCTTATTGCGTGAGCAGGATGGCGTTGCCGCTCAGGTTCTGATGAATCTGGGATTGAAACTGGAAGAAGTACGCGAAGAAGTTCTGAACCTTCTGGGGCACGGCCTCGAAGGGGGCGAAGCAGGCGAACGGACACCAGGAACAGGAAGTCAGAAAGCCGGCAAAAGCAAAACTCCCGCATTGGACAGTTTTGGTCGCGATCTGACTGAACTGGCCAAGCAGAAAAAGCTGGATCCGGTGATTGGCCGTTCCAAGGAAATCGAACGTGTCATTCAGATTCTTTGTCGTCGTCAAAAGAACAACCCAGTTCTGCTGGGTGAAGCGGGTGTTGGTAAAACTGCGATTGTCGAAGGGTTTGCCCAGATGGTCGTGAACGGCGAAGTCCCTGACTTGCTCCGTGATCGTAGAATCGTCGTACTGGACCTGGCGATGATGGTTGCCGGCACGAAATACCGTGGTCAGTTCGAAGAACGCATTAAAGCGGTCATGAACGAAGTCCGTCGTGCAAAAAATACGATTTTGTTCATCGACGAATTGCACACCCTGGTAGGAGCCGGTGGTGCGGAAGGGGCCATCGATGCATCGAACGTATTGAAGCCTGCATTGAGCCGTGGCGAATTACAGTGTATCGGTGCGACCACACTCGATGAGTACCGCAAATACATCGAAAAAGACAGTGCTCTGGAACGACGCTTCCAGAATGTGATGGTCGAACCGCCAACCGACGAACAGACCGTAGAAATTCTGCGTGGTCTGCGGGAACGCTATGAAGAACATCACAAAGTACAGATTACCGATGACGCTCTGGAAAAAGCGGTTGAACTTTCTTCACGTTACATTACCGGCCGATGTCTGCCTGACAAAGCCATTGATGTGATCGATGAAGCGGGTGCCCGTATTCGTCTGAAATCGATGGTGCGTCCTCCCGACTTGAAAGAACTGGAGGAAGAAGCAGAACGGCTGAATCAATCGAAAGAAGAAGCCGTTGCCAACCAGGATTTTGAACTGGCGGCGAATCTGCGGGATCAGGCCGATAAGCTGAAGAAACGCAAAGAGTCTTTGACTCAGGAATGGCGTGAAAAATCCAAAGAAGTAGACGGCGTCGTCGATGCGGAAGTTGTGGCTGAAGTCGTCGCCAAAATTACCGGCGTGCCTTTAACCCGACTCTCCAGTGAAGACACCGTGCGTCTGTTGAATATGGAAGATGAACTGCATCAGCGGGTTATCAGTCAGGACGAAGCCATTAAACAGGTTTCCAAAGCCGTACGTCGCAGTCGTAGTGGGTTGAAAGATCCGAAACGACCGATGGGTGCCTTCTTGTTCTCTGGTCCAACCGGGGTGGGAAAGACATTACTGGCAAAAACACTGGCAGAATTCATGTTCGGGGATGAATCGGCTTTGATTCAAATCGACATGAGTGAATACATGGAAAAGCACAACGTCAGTCGTCTGATTGGTGCCCCTCCAGGCTATGTTGGTTTCGAAGAAGGCGGACAGTTGACGGAAAAAATTCGTCGTCGGCCTTACGCGGTTGTGCTGCTCGATGAAATTGAAAAAGCACACCCTGATGTCTTCAACATGCTCTTGCAGATTATGGAAGAAGGCCATTTGACTGACAGTTTTGGTCGAAAAGTCGATTTCAAGAACGTGGTGCTGATCATGACAACGAACGCCGGTGCTCAGGGCATGGCTCACGGGGACGCCTTTGGTTTCCGCAAAGCCGACGATGACACCAGCTACGACGCCATGAAACGTAACCTGATGCACGACCTTCAGAAAGAATTCAAACCAGAGTTTCTGGGACGTCTGGACGAAGTCGTTGTGTTCCGTAAACTGACACGTGAAGAATTGAAGCAGATCGTGGATATCGAACTTGGCAAAGTGCGTAATCGTTTGAAAGAACAGGGTGTCACTCTGGATCTGACCGACGAAACACGCGAATTCATTATCGACAAAGGTTCCGAGGGCGGCGAGCTCGATTACGGTGCCCGTCCGCTGCGTCGTTCTGTTGAACGCTACATCGAAGATCCGCTGGCAGAAGAATTGCTGCGTGGTGCCTTTGAAGGTAAGAATAAAGTTCTGGTGAGAGTCACTGAAGTCGGCGATGAAAAACGACTCGACTTTGACGCCTCTTACGAAGCAGAAACGGAAGAACTGGCAACCGTCGGTTCAGTTGAAGGCGACGGCGGTGCTCCGGAAGGAGAAGCCTGA